TCCTGGCGCTCTGTCAAACGCCTTTCTCCCAGCAACCGAGTGGGAGGAAGAGACGGAATTAACCCACACACCTGCCTCCCGCGCAGCGAGGTTCCCAAGAACAAGGGAAACCACTCTCAAAGCCTTCAGCCAGGCTGAGGCCAGCGGCAGCTGCCAGCACTCCCTCGGTTTTAGCCTCCCGGCCCTCCGGCTGGCGGGCAGGGGCCGCTCCTCtcctcacctcacctcacctcaccgCCCCTCGCCTCACTTCACCTCAGCACCAACGGCCGCAGCCCACGCGCGGGAAGGCACCGGCGCGGCCTCGCGCCCCAGCCCGCCGGGCGCGGGCGCGCGCGCGCCCCGCCCCTCTCCCGCCCCTGCTCCTTTCGCCCCTTGCCGGGGAGCCCGGCGCCGCGCGCATGCGCGGTCCCGCAGCCCTCTACGCGCGCTGCCGGCTCGGTTCGCGCAGCGCCCGGCTGAGGAGGAGGCGACGCCGCCGGCACCTCGCCTCACCCTGCCGCCGGGACGGAGCTTACTCTGTAACTGCTTTCGCCTGCCTGCGGAGAGGCCGCACCACCAACCCGACCGAGAAATTGGCTCGCCTCCTGTTCCCCCGTGGGCGGGAGAGGGGGCCGGggccctccccgcccccggaGGGCTGAGGGGAGCTCTGTCCGCCCCACCGCGGAGGTGctgagggaaagcagagcccccttcttcccccctccccgtgcctCTTTTTCCACTGCAGGGAGAGACCTTCCTTCTCCTAACCCCTTCCCtggcggggagaggaggggagagggatcCCCCTGCCCTCACCCCTGTCAGGCTGGGCTCCCCTGCCCTTTGCTCCCCATCAAGCGGAGGGTGAGTCAGACGTCTCGCAGCCTGCAAGCAGGTGGGGACAGAAGCTGGCTCCTACCTCGAACGGAAAGGGTGGtcattttccctccctctcccgcTTTCTTTCTCCCCATAGGTGGTGGGGCTGGACCAGGGTGAACTCCTCCTTCGAGTCCTTCGGCCTGTGAAAGTCTCGCCATGGCTGTCGGTGGGGTCGGGACCTCGCTCCTGCTGATGGCCGGCATCATGGTAACGGTGGGGCTGTGCAGGAGATTAACCCGCCGCCGGCTGCGCTCCCACCAGCGCCTTTGCACTTTCCTTTTGGAGATGTTTAGCACCTTCCAGATTTGCGCCTGCACTAACGAGCTCTCCCTGCTCGGCAACGTGGAGCCGAAGCCGCATACTGCCCTCACTCTCACCTATGGTTTCACCGTCCTGCACGGCTTGACTCTGACTGGCAGCACATGCAATCCCTGTGGCACCTTGCAGGCAATGTGGGGCAGTGGGATATCGGTCAAGATGAGTGGACTCAAGATCACCGCTCAGTTTGTGGCCGCAGTGCTTGCCAGAGTGTTCATGCACTTTATCTGGAGCCTGGAGATGGCAGAGCCACATTTTGGAGCACTctcacagggctgcagcaacCCCATGCAGACTACAGAGGTGCAGGCGTTCTGCATAGAACTGCTCTTTTCTGTCGTTTTCCAGCTGACCATCCTGCGAGTGGAAAGTGTTAATCCCAAATACAGAGTCCATTTGATTGCTCTTCTCATCACCATGCTCGTGTATGCAggttagtctttttttttctctgttcctgcaATAAAGTTGTAACGGAAGGGTTTTTTGACTTTCTTAAAAGTGCTGGGatgcaaaattacttttcttagGTTACAAAAAATGCATCAAGGAAAGACTTTGGTCCTACATATGCAGAGTTCATTTGGAGTTTATGTAAAGTTTGCCTGGTTAGATTCCAGGCAGGTGTGGGGTTAAGAATGAAATGAgttacaaatttaaaatgatGTCAAATCTACAAGTAAATAGCGTTAAGAGTTTCACAGAGCACTGTTAAAATATCTCAGTGAAGGATCATTTCATAATCCACCTTTATATAGCGTGAGAGATTTCATACAATGTGCTCTGATTTCTAAGTGGCATTGCGAAAGAGCACCACTGTctgcatcaggaaaaaaatgctgattgtGCAATGGCAGGGTACAGACCGGTAATATGGAAgttctgcatttaaataatgCATAATTCATATCAGTGCAGTTTACTTAACTACATTAAATCCTTCAATCAGAAGCAGGAATGGTTATTTGTAGAATGCATGcagaaatgataaaataatacCTCATGAAaccaaatgtaaaaaaagaaaaaaaataaggtgcCTGTTGTATCATGGCACTTAGAAGAGTCTCCTGTCTCTGTAATGCCCTGTGTATCCGTGTCCTTGCCCCTGCCTGATTGTCACCTCCTGCTTCCCAGAGCTGGGATGCTGTCACCTGCACAGCCTCCCTGCACCAGCGGGGAGGAAGAGGTGAGGGGAGTCAGTCTGAACTTCTTTCTACTGACTGTTGATGCTCCCTGTTGTCCCCAGGGACGGTGCCAGAGTTATGTCACTTGTCACTTGAGGgctgccctgcagggagcaggttGTACTGGGAAGGAGGTTCTGTAGTTTGGGGTACAGGGAGGTGACAGAGAGATGGTTACGGAGCTCCTTGCTTGTGCTACAGCCCCCACCACAGAGGAAGTCATCCAGGAAATGATCAAATCCATTTATGAGAGAGGGAGATCATTCTTTTATCTGCAGGCATCTGGAATGTCATTGATTTCTTGTCCAAAAGGTTTAATTGTATTATGCTAACATAGCAGAATATagtagaataaaatacagtCTAATTTTCAGATGTATTAATGAAAAAAGCCTGACTCATTATGTTTAGCTGAAATTAGCTAATAcctgaaagattaaaagaagTCCGTGGAGAATTCTGAGAATTAACTTAGCAATTTGAACTactttctaaaattaatttttgaaggCAGAGGCAAGGTGTCAATGCATTTTAGcacattaaatatatttctgaattgCTCAGTAAAAGTGTAGCCAAAGGTTATCCTACCTCTTCTACAAGCATAGAAAGCTGGATTCCTAATTCTTAACATTCCTTTCCTGCTTAGCAAGTAATCGTATGAAATAATACGTGTCACATTGCCTTTCTATTCGCTAGTTCATACAAAGAATTCATGCCCAGTGTCGTTGGCCAGGCTGGCCTGATATCTTTTTCTAGCAGGAGAAGGCTGTGTACCAAGTCCCCTTCCTTGTCAGAACCTTGGGTGTGTTACAACTATCCAGTGCAATCAATCTGCATGTACTTCTACGAAACACCAAATCTACTGCGCCCAGGCCTCTTTCCCATGCACAGTTTGTATTGTGTGCAGAACACCCTGTGCTACctggacatttttcttttcatttcttttaatctaGAATCAAGTCTACTGTAAAAACATATATGCATTCTGGGGAGCAGATCCTGAACCTAGTTTTATCCCCTACTTAGTGGAAAATCTAATTCTTTCTTGTTCAGTCTGCTCCAAGCTTCCTAAGGTTTGCACTCTTTGCTGTACACTcagtttcaaaaggaaaggTGAAAAGTGCTGTCCTCCCCCTGCAGTAGTCTTGAGCCCGGTGTTTACTGTGCACTCCTAAGATGTGGATTGAAGGTTCTTGAGGTAGAGGAAGGTGTAAAACCCAAGATTCCTATCACTGAGCTATTATACAACAAGTGtgggagcaggctgctgctattaatttctttctgtgatgAAATCACAAGCTTGCACTGTAACAGACCTCTTTTTCAGTGGAAGGTTAGGTAGGTACATGTAGGACACCTTAGAGGTTCTCAAACCTTTCTTGCTGCCTCTTTCCCTCTGCCCAAATCTACACACAGACATTCCCCAGGATATCCTCCATTCTCCTGCCCCCTCCATTTTGAGGGCTGCTGATCAGGAGTCCCTTCCCACAGGCACTCAGCACATCCTCCTGACAGCACGCTAAGTAGCTGAGGCAATAGCGAAGGGCTGTAGGTGGCCACGACCTGTGTCTGGTGCATGTATACGACCCACAGTATATCCTGTGGGTCTCGTGGCATAGCCCTAGCCATGTCTATGCCACCTCCAGTTTGAGAAACGGTGCTTCGTACACGCAGCAGGAAGAGTGACTTCCAAATTAGGTGTTACGGGTAGTGGCCTCCAGCAGGCCATGTTCTTGTCTACAGGCTTTGAAGACAGGCAGATGCTTAACTGAGCTGGGCTGGATCATTCTCAGGAAATCTTCTGCACCTCTTCGTTAACTGTTTATAAGGAACTTGAGCGCTTCTTTAAGAGGAATGGATTTTTCTTGCTTACCCAGCACCAAAGGGCTAGGCAACCAGTGCAAATTTAGGCAAAGCAATGCTAATTTAGGCAAACTGGcaatattcttcctttttcctacaaaaatatCAAATAGTTTAGAATATTGTATGAATAATGATTTTTCAAACTTTAATTTGACAGATGCAGTGTTCTAGCTAGGAACTTAGAAATGTGCattaaatttacaaaataaaattcatgctaatgatttctttttacactttgattttaaaaaccaaatcaatTGTGCCTTCAGGACCCATGTTTATTACAGTTATGAATGAATCAGAAATGTTAGAAAATACATCTCGTACATAGTATATCATATTTAATTCCATGAATTATGTTCTACTACGAGTTTGAAAGCTGTATCCTGTAAGAGGAATGATTGCTGTCTAAAAAGGGACGGTGAGAAGGAATATCTCTTATTCCAATTTGCTTTGGGTAAAATTTTGAAGGATAGCCATATTCCTATGGCTTACACCTGTCTATATGTATTGATACACATACAGGGCTCAAAAAcattaaattgtatttacacAGTTGACTAAGTGAAGttgttggaaaaaataaatgttgataGGTTACTGTTGTGTGTACCCCATAAAAGGTACACCATGCAATTTACTCTAACAAATAACATCAGAttatacagtattttcaaaattacaagATGTtcctttaggtttttttctactttttcatagttaaaaacattttgattttttttttacatttagtCTTACACAGACCAGATTTTTATAGTAGTACATACTGTACACAAAAGCTCCAATACTGCACTCACTCTGTTTCTCCTACTaaataggaggaaaaagagaacatTATGTCTTTGCATATTAAGGGAATGATTCAGAAGCTAAGAATGTAGACCATATACATGTTGGGAAAGAATATTTTGGGATATTTCctttgggaaaatatttaattaggggaagaaaaaaatacaccttttgAGGGCTTTTGCATTTACAGGCTATATTACAATGAAGTCAGAATTGTATGAAATTGGTTAGATGAGCCTAACATATCAAGGCAGAAATGACATACCTATTTTTAATTCCGAGTTTCTTCCTacttttggttttgcctttagtaatttcaaaagttaaaattactttctcacACATTGTGTGGAGCACACATTACTTCacctttttaagtttttatGTGTACAACATCAAAGATGTTACACTTCTTTTGCCATAAAATCATTTATCTTTTCTAGTACACAGACTGAgatgtttaataaatatttttaaataagattatACTAGTGGCCCTGGTCTATGGTTGATATTCCAGTAGTTATTAGTAATGAATAttgaagaaatacagcagttaGAACTCTGTCTAATGTTTAATGTTCAGAAACAGCAACTGCATTCTGAGAGTGAAATTCTACTCTTAAATGTATGTTTGTGGatataaaagcagaagcagtgaaTTCGTaaacaaattaaagcaaagtAAATTATTGTAGATGGCCTTCCTGGCAACAGTGGAAGCTGTTAATGTGTCAATGTGCAGAATAACAGACTGCACAGTAAATCTGAGTTGCTGTTGAGAACAAGTGTAAAACCAGAGTAAACTGAGTAGGTCAACAAAGATTAAAACCTTCCTGAACTGTAATAACggtaaaagaaataataaggaGAAcatagaaagagaaatacagaagaagagAATGACAAAGACCTTACTAAAACTTTTGGGAAATGATTGCATGCTCATAACAAATGAGTATTACAGCAGCATGGTATTTGTACAAAGGATAAGTTCAAAGCTCATGCTGGCTTATCTCAGAAAATCAAAAATAAGCTTTAAGAAACTAAATAGACACAATTACATAATATTTTATGGCAATAGATTAATAGATAAAACAGATGTGGGGCAGTTAGTAACTAATAGTACAGAAATACAGATCATTTTACTGAGTAATGCTTTTTCTGCGGGATTGCAATGAGAGGAACAACATATGTCAGAATTAAAAACACTTACCTCCAGGTTCATCTGCAGTGCAATTACAGTTTAGTCCCCACAATGTAATGTGTTTGGATCTAGTTATTTAGAGAATGTTTAGGCAACTTCATTTACATCTGAAGTCAGAGGCAAGGAAAGATGCTTGGCTTCTTTGAGCTTCCTTTTTCAAGAAAGTGGAGTggggtttgcttttattttcttcaaataacaTATAGAATAATTGCGAATGCTTTTCCCCAAGTTATTATCATATGATAATCTTAGTGTTTTATAAATTGATATGATAATATTAGTGTTCTAATAAGAAAGCGTAGAGGTCAGTTTAGCAAGAACAGTGCTTGAAGTTTTTTCGATTATCTTGCATATGTGTTACATGCGACACAGGAATGTAATGAAAGCTCAGTGTTTGTTTACTAATATTTGTGtagtttctctctcttctaAAAGCATGATACAGACTATTAGTAAAACAGCTTATAGTTTTATCAATAGAAACATTCAACATTAGCCAAACGCATCTCTTCAAAGAATACTTGCTAGAAAGAGATAAAGGAAGTTGTACCCTAcacttcagatattttaaagcattttagaaaacagttaAACTGTTAACCATATCCTCGGGTAAATAACTTCAGAAGAGTTTATCTGTTCAAATGGTTTCTGCTAATTCATTTTATTGCAGGGTGTGTAGTAGTGTTTCTTGTAATATTGTGTATGTGCATTtcaatatgaatttaaaataaatattaagaaagaTGGTTTGATTTTAcattgtttacattttattgcAGGTGGAAATCTCACAGGAGCAATATTTAATCCAGCATTGGCTTTTTCATTACATGCAAATTGTTTCTATGACAAATTTTTGAGTTACTCACTAGTATATTGGATAGCACCATCCTTAGGTAAGTTCTTAATACTTTATGTATTTGAGAAAGTGTTATTTAGTACATGGTTCAAAAAATGGCTATTCTTTATTTGATAGCctgctcattttctgttttaaataaaatccagaaaatagTCAATTATAACTTGCGTGTAGAAGTCATTCAGAATCATGGGTTTGTGTTGCAAATGTAAGCTACATATTTTAAACTTGT
Above is a genomic segment from Gymnogyps californianus isolate 813 chromosome 1, ASM1813914v2, whole genome shotgun sequence containing:
- the AQP11 gene encoding aquaporin-11, encoding MAVGGVGTSLLLMAGIMVTVGLCRRLTRRRLRSHQRLCTFLLEMFSTFQICACTNELSLLGNVEPKPHTALTLTYGFTVLHGLTLTGSTCNPCGTLQAMWGSGISVKMSGLKITAQFVAAVLARVFMHFIWSLEMAEPHFGALSQGCSNPMQTTEVQAFCIELLFSVVFQLTILRVESVNPKYRVHLIALLITMLVYAGGNLTGAIFNPALAFSLHANCFYDKFLSYSLVYWIAPSLGTVLVAFIWDEILPRIS